The genomic interval TGCAGAAAATCCCAGCACGGTACCGCCAACAATCACTGCCGTGACACCAAGGCCAGAACCTGCGGACACACCCAACAAATAAGGATCAGCCAGCGGGTTTCTAAATACCGCTTGGTAAGAAGCACCAGAAATAGCCAGCGTTGCTCCGACAATGACACCAGCGATAATTCGAGGCAGCCGGATATCAAAGAAGATGGCCTGATCTCGAGGGGTGAGCGTGTCCTGCCCACTCAAATGTCTAATCACTGCTGTGGGGCTTAAATCAATAACACCGCTAAAACCTGAAAACAGCACCACAAACCCCAAAATGACTACCGACAACGCGGTAGCCACCCAGGGGTTGAGGAAAATTCTCTTCAGCACGAAAACTTAAGCAGCGGCCGGCACAGCTTCAGAAGAAGCAAGCTGATTCAACTGCGCTGCGATTTCTTCCACCAGCTGGGATACGCGAGGTCCCCACCTGGAAGCAATATCATCGTCCAAAATGTAGATACGTCCATTGGCTACTGCATCAATGGTGTCCCAGCCTGGACGCGCCGCAATATCTTCTGCAGTGAGGTTTTCGGCCTTGGCATCGCTGAGGAAAATCAGATCAGGGTTTGCCGCAATGATTGCTTCGTTGGATAGCTGCGAGTAAGCGTCGCCACCGTCAGCAATAGAGGTGAGACCAAACATGTCGTAAATCTGACCGATGTAGGTTTGCTCTGACACAGTGAACAAATCACTGCCCAGCTCGTGGAAGTAGGTTAAGCCCTGCTCTTTTACCTCTTCAGGAACTGTGGCAACTGCAGCATCAATGGCGGTTTTCATCTGATCAACAACCGTTGTTGCTTGATCTTCAAATCCGGTGGCTCGACCTACTTGTTCAATCTGGGAGTAGGTCTCATCCAAGTTCTCTGCTGCGGGGATCACTAAAGTATCCACTCCTGCAGCATCCAGGCCGGTCAAAATGGAATCATCTGCAGACATCAACACGACCAGGTCAGGATCGTAATCCAAGATGGACTCCACATTGGGAGTAAAACCAGACAGACCCTGCACCAGCGGTGCGTCCTCTGGGTAGTTTGAGTATTCATCCACTGCGACGACATGATCCCCTGCCCCGACAGCGAACAAGGTTTCTGTAATCGCTGGGGACAAACTGACGATGCGCTCTGGTTGATCCTCAATGGTCACAGGTGCTTCTGGGGCAAACGTGACGGTGACAGGAAAACCTTCCTTGCTTTGGGTTGTGGTGACCTCTGTGCTGCTCCCCGAGTCAACCGTCCCATCCTCTGCGGAACTACAGCCAGCGATTAGTGCTGTTGCCACAAGCACTGACAGTCCAGCGATTGAGCGAGATGTTGTGGTTGAAACCATGAGAATGCACAGCCCTTCTATGTTTGGATTTGTCTCACAACATCTTAACTGGTGGAAACCGTGAGGTTTGCCAAGTGTTCTTATGCTGAGCGGTAGGCCTCCACTTGCTTAATGTTCTCCACTGCCCAGGAATACATCGCACGGCAAGGCTCAATGACAGAAGCACCCAGATCGGTGAGCTGATAATCCACACGAGGCGGCACAACTGCGTGGGAGGTGCGAGTGACCAGTCCGTCTTCCACCAACACTCCAAGACGCTGGGTGAGCATCTTTGGGGTAATTCCTTGGACCTGATCTTTGATTTCACCATTGCGCTGTGGACCATTTTCCATGCTGAGCAGGATCAGCACCGCCCACTTGTCACTGATGGTGTCGAGCAAGGTGCGGCTCGGGCAATTCTTCTTAAACGGCGTTACTGAATCAAGCTGGGTTGTTTTACGCTTGGCATCACGAATGTCGGTGACGGTAGCTTCCATGGTGTTTCCTGGTTGGACGGCCATGTCTGATTCAAACTGTACGTTCATTGAAAAGCTCTTTCATCCTCAAAAATGAAACAATCCGAAGTTGTTGTTCGGAGTTCTTAATTTAAGTCTCTGTTACTTAATGCGTCGTGATTTTTGGTTTGAACGTTACACACCCACGTCCAGAATCTTCTTGAATTCCCCGGCGCGCTTAAATGATGTCCACCCCACCTAGTAGGGTGGTGTCCATTGATTCAGATCGAAAGGACCACACCTGTGATCGCGGCTTACGGCGCATCCATCTCTTTGGATGATTCCACCCTCACCATCTCTTATTCCCCTCTTCTTGCTGCTCTTTCTAAGTCCAGCGCACAATCGGAATCGGTTGATCTGACACAGGTCTCTGGAGTATCTGTGCAGGATCCCACTGCTTTTACTCACGGCTTTTTAAACCTGGAGGGCGTGGATAAATCCATCGCCTTTGCCCCAAATAGTTCGGCAGATTTAGCTGCGCTGGCAGCTGATATTGATGCTGTGTTGAAGGGTGAAAAGCCACAGCACCTGGGTGGCGGAGCCCCAGTAGTGCCTTCAGCTCCATCTACTGTTGCTGGTCTGAATTTCGTGGGCTTTGACGTAGAGACGGCCAATGATGATTGGGGTTCCATCTGCCAGATTGGTTTGGTCAAGTACGTCGATGGTGTGGAGGAATCTTCGGAGTCATGGTTGTGTACTCCTCCTGAGAGCCTGAATTTCTTCAATGAGATCAACATTGGTATTCACGGCATCACCCCAGAGATGGTTGCTGATCAGCCTCGTTTTGCAGACCTTGTGCCCAAGATGGTGGAGTTCGTTGGGGATTTGCCGTTGGTTGCTCACAATGCGCAGTTTGATTTCACCGCATTGTCGCGCGCGTGTGCTGCCTCAGGGATCGATGTCCCAGAGATGATTTATGGCTGCTCGTTGACGTTGGCACGCAATGAGAAGCTGCAGGTGGAAAACCATAAGCTTCCAACGGTGGCTAGTCATTTAGGGTTTGAGCTGAAAAACCACCACGATGCTGCTGAAGATGCTCGCGCGTGTGCTGCGATTACCATTGCGTTGGCAAAGCGCCACAGCTTTGAGGGCAGCTTTGTGGATTTCGTTCACAGCCGTGGTTTCACCATGGGAACCGTGGATAACGCCCGGGTGTATCCGGTGCTGAAGGATCGTTCTGGAGCTAACGTTGCGTTGCAGCGTCGAAACTTTGGTTTGGATGCAGGCAAGACCGAAGTCCCCGTGCAGCCAGCTGTTGATCCAGCGTGGGAAACCCCGAAGGCGGAGCCAAAAAAGCAATCTGGCCGCCGTGCACCGTGGGACAAGGTGGCTACCCCTGAGGTCATTCCAGATCCCAATCCCGATGCTGATCCGTCGAGCATTCTCTATGGCCAGAATGTGACCTTGACTGGTGATTTCGAGCCATATGAAAAGGGTGCGCTGTGGCAGCGGATCGCTGATCAAGGTGCGCTGATCGGTAAGAACGTGACTAAGAAGACCACCATTTTGGTTGCTGGCCCGTGGGCAACGATTACCAGTAAGCAAAAACGTGCTGAGGAGTTGAAAGAAAAAGGACAGGACATCCAGATCTGGGATGAAAAGCAGCTGTTTACGGCTCTGGGGTTAGATGAACAGCCCCCGTTTTAAAAGAATTTTCTAAAACTCGGGAACCTTTAGCCAACTTTTCAAGTCCAACCCTTTTAAGAACACATTTTTCTTAAAGGGGACGACATGAAAGTACCTATTCGAGCATCAAAGATTCAGCCTCGACTGCACAATCACCAATGGGCCCACACCGCACGTTTAAGCACAGATGGTTTCTGCGATAACCCAGCAATGCTGAACCTTTCCCACGATCTGTGTATGGGGTTGCACAGCGGGAAAGTCACACTCAGTTACCGGGCTCTCGCTGAAGTGGGGCTGACCACCAGGCAAGCGTGGGATCAATCAGCCACCAATTTATTAAAGTGTGCTACTACTCCTGAGGGTATTCGATTTGATCTTCGGGACGCAGAAACGACCACAACCATCGCCTCGTCTGCATTAGAAATCAGAGTTCCCGGCGCGCCAATTACTGCATGGTTGGCGCATCCTCAAACCTTTACAGTGTTGAATCGTCATCTTGAATTACGACTGGGACCAGCACCGCTGTATCTTGCTCCGAATTCACACACACTCATCGCTATTCCTGCTGGTGATCCAGGGATCTTTGAATTTGAACGGTGGGCGCGAAGCTTGCTGGAAGTGGGTGGTGTGGAGGGTATCGTCGATAAGCTTCTTGTTTATAGGCACGGCTTTCCTTGCCCTTACCAGCCAGCCTTTGTAGCACTTGCTGCGTAAATCTTTTTCCCACGCCGGGAATGCGTGAACACTAAGATCGAGGACGTACCGCACGATTTTGCCTAACTTTTAAGGGTGTTTCATCATGGCACGTCCAATTTCCGCAACGTACAGGCTTCAAATGCGAGGACCTCAAGCAGATAGCGCCGGGCGTTCATTTGGTTTTGCGCAGGCCAAAGCCCAGCTTCCCTATCTGAAGAAGCTAGGCATCAGCCACCTGTACCTCTCCCCTATTTTTACGGCCATGCCAGATTCCAATCATGGCTACGATGTCATTGATCCCACCACCATCAATGAAGAGCTCGGTGGCATGGAGGGTCTTCGAGATCTTGCCGCAGCTACACACGAGTTGGGCATGGGCATCATCATTGATATTGTTCCCAACCATTTAGGTGTTGCCGTTCCACATTTGAATCCTTGGTGGTGGGATGTTCTAAAAAACGGCAAAGATTCCGCTTTTGAGTTCTATTTCGATATTGACTGGCACGAAGACAACGGTTCTGGTGGCAAGCTGGGCATGCCGATTCTGGGT from Corynebacterium glutamicum ATCC 13032 carries:
- a CDS encoding ABC transporter substrate-binding protein, producing MVSTTTSRSIAGLSVLVATALIAGCSSAEDGTVDSGSSTEVTTTQSKEGFPVTVTFAPEAPVTIEDQPERIVSLSPAITETLFAVGAGDHVVAVDEYSNYPEDAPLVQGLSGFTPNVESILDYDPDLVVLMSADDSILTGLDAAGVDTLVIPAAENLDETYSQIEQVGRATGFEDQATTVVDQMKTAIDAAVATVPEEVKEQGLTYFHELGSDLFTVSEQTYIGQIYDMFGLTSIADGGDAYSQLSNEAIIAANPDLIFLSDAKAENLTAEDIAARPGWDTIDAVANGRIYILDDDIASRWGPRVSQLVEEIAAQLNQLASSEAVPAAA
- a CDS encoding winged helix-turn-helix transcriptional regulator, translating into MNVQFESDMAVQPGNTMEATVTDIRDAKRKTTQLDSVTPFKKNCPSRTLLDTISDKWAVLILLSMENGPQRNGEIKDQVQGITPKMLTQRLGVLVEDGLVTRTSHAVVPPRVDYQLTDLGASVIEPCRAMYSWAVENIKQVEAYRSA
- a CDS encoding exonuclease domain-containing protein, which translates into the protein MIAAYGASISLDDSTLTISYSPLLAALSKSSAQSESVDLTQVSGVSVQDPTAFTHGFLNLEGVDKSIAFAPNSSADLAALAADIDAVLKGEKPQHLGGGAPVVPSAPSTVAGLNFVGFDVETANDDWGSICQIGLVKYVDGVEESSESWLCTPPESLNFFNEINIGIHGITPEMVADQPRFADLVPKMVEFVGDLPLVAHNAQFDFTALSRACAASGIDVPEMIYGCSLTLARNEKLQVENHKLPTVASHLGFELKNHHDAAEDARACAAITIALAKRHSFEGSFVDFVHSRGFTMGTVDNARVYPVLKDRSGANVALQRRNFGLDAGKTEVPVQPAVDPAWETPKAEPKKQSGRRAPWDKVATPEVIPDPNPDADPSSILYGQNVTLTGDFEPYEKGALWQRIADQGALIGKNVTKKTTILVAGPWATITSKQKRAEELKEKGQDIQIWDEKQLFTALGLDEQPPF